A stretch of the Haloarcula ordinaria genome encodes the following:
- a CDS encoding HAD-IIA family hydrolase has protein sequence MTYGGVILDLDGTVYRGDSLIPGATDAVDEIRRRDAAVCFFSNNPLHDGTEYVERLDGLGVDARPGEACSSAVVTCDYLDSTHPGESVFVVGSDELRTHVRRTATDIVEDPAAADVLLASWTDSFHYRDMVASLRAIDDDTVFLGTDPDRTFPDADGNAVPGSGAIIRAIAGVVEREPDTILGKPSQVAVDAALERVGRPAEECLIVGDRLDTDIAMGERAGMTTALVMTGVTDEDDLARSDVRPDYVIDSLADVGRVFER, from the coding sequence ATGACCTACGGGGGCGTAATCCTCGACCTGGACGGCACAGTCTACCGCGGCGACTCGCTCATCCCGGGCGCGACGGACGCGGTCGACGAGATTCGACGCCGAGACGCAGCGGTCTGCTTCTTCTCGAACAATCCGCTCCACGACGGCACGGAGTACGTCGAACGGCTGGACGGCCTCGGTGTCGACGCCCGTCCCGGCGAGGCGTGTTCCTCCGCCGTCGTCACCTGCGACTACCTCGATTCCACGCATCCCGGTGAGTCGGTGTTCGTCGTCGGCAGCGACGAACTCCGGACACACGTTCGGCGGACCGCTACGGACATCGTCGAGGACCCGGCGGCCGCCGACGTCCTGCTGGCCTCCTGGACCGACTCGTTTCACTACCGGGACATGGTCGCGTCGCTCCGCGCGATAGACGACGACACGGTGTTCCTGGGGACCGACCCCGACCGGACGTTTCCGGACGCCGACGGGAACGCCGTGCCGGGTTCGGGGGCGATTATCCGGGCGATAGCCGGCGTCGTCGAGCGCGAACCGGATACGATTCTCGGGAAGCCCTCCCAGGTGGCCGTGGACGCCGCACTGGAGCGCGTGGGTCGCCCGGCAGAGGAGTGTCTCATCGTCGGTGACCGACTCGACACGGACATCGCGATGGGCGAGCGGGCCGGGATGACGACGGCGCTAGTCATGACCGGCGTCACCGACGAAGACGACCTGGCCCGGAGCGACGTGCGACCGGACTACGTCATCGACTCGCTGGCAGACGTGGGGCGGGTCTTCGAGCGATAA
- a CDS encoding MTH865 family protein → MVDKADLREQFVEAFEGADYPISSPMDLVPALPGGPSTKFESGDFSMTAMELNTKLDGEFPYENVDEFVDDVMTSLEDQDLI, encoded by the coding sequence ATGGTAGACAAAGCAGACCTCCGAGAGCAGTTCGTCGAGGCGTTCGAGGGCGCAGACTACCCCATCTCCAGTCCGATGGACCTCGTCCCGGCCCTGCCGGGCGGTCCGTCGACGAAGTTCGAATCGGGCGACTTCTCGATGACGGCGATGGAACTCAACACGAAGCTCGACGGCGAGTTCCCCTACGAGAACGTCGACGAGTTCGTCGACGACGTGATGACCTCCCTCGAGGACCAGGACCTCATCTGA
- a CDS encoding metal-dependent transcriptional regulator has protein sequence MLSAKMEDYLKAIYRLEREDGGAVSTSRLAETLDVTPPTATSMVEKLAERGLVDREKYKGVTLTPEGETVALEVIRHHRLIETFLSEELGYDWAEVHEEAEILEHHISEEFERRVADRLDQPAVDPHGDPIPNDALEPIDDAGESSLADHDEGDHLEVVRVRDRDSEELTYLDRQGITPGTRFTVEEVAPIGMMTVRIDGTSTVSLPDHITEAIQVRPLEATGADTVSRGPDERSQT, from the coding sequence ATGCTGAGCGCGAAGATGGAGGACTATCTGAAGGCTATCTACCGCCTGGAACGGGAGGACGGGGGGGCGGTGTCCACCTCCAGACTCGCCGAGACCCTCGACGTGACCCCGCCGACGGCGACGAGCATGGTCGAGAAGCTGGCAGAGCGAGGACTCGTCGACCGCGAGAAGTACAAGGGGGTGACGCTGACGCCGGAGGGCGAGACCGTCGCCCTGGAGGTCATCCGCCATCACCGCCTCATCGAGACGTTCCTGAGCGAGGAACTGGGCTACGACTGGGCCGAGGTACACGAGGAGGCCGAGATTCTCGAACACCACATCAGCGAGGAGTTCGAGCGTCGCGTCGCCGACAGGCTCGACCAGCCGGCCGTCGATCCGCACGGTGACCCGATTCCCAACGACGCGCTCGAACCCATCGACGACGCGGGCGAGTCCTCGTTGGCCGACCACGACGAAGGCGACCACCTGGAGGTCGTCCGGGTCCGCGACCGGGATTCGGAGGAGCTCACCTACCTCGACAGACAGGGCATCACTCCGGGGACCCGGTTCACCGTCGAAGAGGTCGCGCCCATCGGGATGATGACGGTCCGAATCGACGGCACCTCGACCGTCTCGCTCCCCGACCACATCACCGAGGCGATCCAGGTTCGGCCGCTCGAAGCGACCGGCGCGGATACGGTCAGTCGCGGCCCCGACGAACGCTCACAGACATGA
- a CDS encoding DUF998 domain-containing protein, whose protein sequence is MSPASRLQTSVAAGLASVVTTNVAILSAVVASPSFSWSENALSNLGQPGTAVATPVTTALFNGGLVLGGVLGVGFTVALWAVADNHVQRLAVPPFAGAMVAMVGVGVFPQSQPLHAPAAIGLYLLSMVAMSFDGTGALIAGAVRRGVATLALVVVHVGVWWWWSTGGPILRAGLAVPEIAGALVITGWVVLVALSARGD, encoded by the coding sequence ATGAGCCCGGCCAGCCGGTTACAGACGAGCGTGGCGGCGGGACTCGCCTCGGTGGTGACGACCAACGTAGCGATTCTAAGTGCCGTCGTCGCGTCACCGTCGTTCAGCTGGTCGGAGAACGCACTCTCGAACCTGGGTCAGCCCGGGACGGCGGTCGCGACACCGGTGACGACGGCGCTGTTCAACGGCGGACTCGTGCTTGGCGGCGTGCTCGGCGTCGGGTTCACGGTCGCGCTCTGGGCGGTGGCCGACAACCACGTCCAGCGACTCGCGGTCCCGCCGTTCGCCGGTGCCATGGTCGCGATGGTCGGCGTCGGGGTCTTCCCTCAGTCGCAACCACTGCACGCGCCAGCGGCCATCGGTCTCTACCTGCTCTCGATGGTCGCGATGTCGTTCGACGGGACGGGCGCACTCATCGCCGGGGCCGTTCGACGCGGCGTCGCGACGCTCGCCCTGGTCGTCGTCCACGTCGGCGTCTGGTGGTGGTGGAGCACTGGTGGCCCGATTCTCAGGGCCGGGCTGGCGGTTCCGGAGATCGCCGGCGCGCTGGTCATCACCGGCTGGGTCGTGCTGGTGGCGCTGAGCGCGCGCGGGGACTGA
- a CDS encoding DUF2071 domain-containing protein yields the protein MVSVTPLRTSLVDICFCHWPVGRDALARVVPDWLTVETIDGDAWVSAIPHTVERVEAFGIDLTSPAPAVNVRTYVRGPNDQRGVYFLALYSGDQFTTETASRVLRLPYRRGRLEVHEKSDGAVRRTLDVEGRRAMDVEYSPTAGEGTTAPPDSLSAFLVERDRYFTTGAFGVRLSGSVGHDPWRLAPVEATVDGALLETIGLARTDERPLVHYSHGMDIDLAPPTPLVESQR from the coding sequence GTGGTCTCGGTCACTCCACTCCGGACGTCGCTCGTCGACATCTGTTTCTGTCACTGGCCGGTCGGCCGCGATGCCCTCGCCCGGGTCGTACCCGACTGGCTCACTGTCGAGACTATCGACGGCGACGCCTGGGTCTCGGCCATCCCCCACACTGTCGAACGCGTCGAGGCGTTCGGCATCGACCTCACGAGCCCGGCCCCCGCGGTCAACGTCCGGACGTACGTCCGTGGTCCGAACGACCAGCGCGGCGTCTACTTCCTCGCGCTGTACTCGGGCGACCAGTTCACGACGGAGACGGCGTCCCGCGTGCTCAGACTCCCCTATCGACGGGGACGGCTCGAAGTCCACGAGAAGTCTGACGGCGCTGTTCGCCGGACGCTCGATGTCGAGGGACGGCGTGCGATGGATGTCGAGTACAGTCCCACCGCTGGGGAAGGAACGACGGCACCACCGGATTCGCTCTCGGCCTTCCTCGTCGAACGGGACCGGTACTTCACGACCGGTGCCTTCGGCGTGAGACTCTCCGGGAGCGTCGGGCACGACCCCTGGCGACTCGCCCCCGTCGAGGCGACGGTCGACGGCGCGCTCCTGGAGACTATCGGCCTGGCCCGGACGGACGAGCGACCGCTGGTCCACTACAGCCACGGGATGGACATCGACCTCGCGCCGCCGACGCCCCTGGTCGAAAGTCAGCGCTGA
- a CDS encoding PQQ-dependent sugar dehydrogenase, which yields MVPQRRRQFLRAGVLALGGLAGCVGPSGSASPDAAGDSGDGTRAGPTDGQSNQSLESLELRTEPVADGLTAPVDVAVPRPTEYFIADQAGTVSRIGSDGERETVLDVRDRMVTVGGYDERGLLGLALHPDYDGDGRLFVRYSAPRRDGTPENYSHTFVLAAFQVSEGTVDPSSERTVLEIPQPQSNHNAGAIAFGPDGYLYVAVGDGGAGGDQGRGHVDDWYDAVDGGNGQDITDNLLGSILRLDVDDVPSGDAYGIPDDNPLVDEPGLDEQYAWGFRNPWRFSFGPAGRFFVADVGQNEFEEVNVVERGGNYGWNVREATQCYNASECPSETPDGDPLLDPIIEYPHGGAEVSGVSVIGGYLYDGASIPDLQGRYVFADWRVSGRLFVASERESERWPVQTVPINGDDFGSNVLSFGRMPDGELLVCTTDGGGVSGDSGVVHRIRGA from the coding sequence ATGGTCCCACAGCGTCGACGGCAGTTCCTTCGCGCCGGCGTACTCGCACTGGGTGGCCTGGCAGGGTGTGTCGGGCCCAGCGGTTCAGCGTCCCCCGATGCAGCGGGAGACTCCGGCGACGGAACCAGAGCGGGCCCCACAGACGGACAGTCGAACCAATCACTCGAGTCACTCGAACTCCGGACCGAACCGGTCGCCGACGGGCTCACCGCACCCGTTGACGTCGCGGTCCCACGCCCCACCGAGTACTTCATCGCCGACCAGGCCGGTACCGTCTCGCGAATCGGTTCCGACGGCGAGCGAGAGACGGTCCTCGACGTCCGGGACCGGATGGTCACCGTCGGTGGCTACGACGAACGGGGCTTGCTCGGTCTGGCCCTCCACCCGGACTACGACGGCGACGGGCGACTGTTCGTCAGGTACAGCGCTCCACGACGGGACGGGACGCCCGAGAACTACTCCCACACGTTCGTCCTGGCCGCGTTCCAGGTCAGCGAGGGCACCGTCGACCCGTCGAGCGAACGGACGGTACTCGAGATCCCACAGCCCCAGTCGAACCACAACGCCGGGGCCATTGCCTTCGGTCCGGACGGCTATCTCTACGTAGCCGTCGGCGACGGTGGCGCGGGCGGCGACCAGGGCCGAGGACACGTCGACGACTGGTACGACGCCGTCGACGGCGGGAACGGACAGGATATCACCGACAACCTCCTCGGGAGCATCCTCAGATTGGACGTCGACGACGTGCCGAGCGGCGACGCCTACGGGATTCCGGACGACAATCCGCTCGTCGACGAGCCCGGCCTCGACGAGCAGTACGCCTGGGGGTTCCGGAACCCGTGGCGGTTCTCCTTCGGTCCGGCGGGACGATTCTTCGTCGCCGACGTCGGCCAGAACGAGTTCGAGGAGGTGAACGTCGTCGAACGCGGCGGGAACTACGGGTGGAACGTCCGTGAGGCGACACAGTGCTACAACGCGTCTGAGTGTCCGTCGGAGACACCGGACGGCGACCCGCTGCTGGACCCGATAATCGAGTACCCGCACGGCGGGGCCGAGGTGTCCGGCGTGTCGGTCATCGGCGGCTACCTCTACGACGGGGCGTCGATTCCCGACCTCCAGGGACGCTACGTCTTCGCGGACTGGCGGGTGAGCGGTCGGCTGTTCGTCGCGAGCGAACGCGAGTCAGAGCGGTGGCCGGTCCAAACGGTGCCGATCAACGGCGACGACTTTGGGTCGAACGTCCTCTCGTTCGGCCGGATGCCCGACGGCGAACTGCTCGTCTGTACGACGGATGGGGGCGGTGTGAGCGGGGACAGCGGCGTGGTCCATCGGATTCGCGGGGCGTGA
- a CDS encoding ABC transporter permease, with the protein MSDGRSPWRDPRLVVAKRDVLSLSREKTIVLALLIQLFVAGFSSFLVVGLTSLYDPGSVATQDVEMAVTGDARTELLEAAEEQQGASAVAYENPDRARQAFQDRRVDAVLVGQYVSAPDGGGRTVDVIATVPEGSIRSTLVVVEVRRVLNALERQERVERAASLDRSPAPLPQTVGASPYFGFTYTVLIPLLLFLPPFISGSVAVDTVTEEIERGTLELLRVAPVSLLDIVDGKALGMVVLAPVQAVLWVLLLSTNGITVANLGTLIVFVTAVALLVVTFGVVLGLATKRRRPAQLLYSVVTLVVFGAAVLLPEHPATTVAKLAVDSATFATYGHVLATVAVAVGAYAAARRYVATVDVEGL; encoded by the coding sequence TTGTCTGACGGACGCTCGCCGTGGCGCGACCCACGGCTCGTCGTCGCGAAGCGGGACGTCCTCTCGCTGTCTCGCGAGAAGACCATCGTGCTGGCGCTGCTCATCCAGCTGTTCGTCGCCGGGTTCTCGTCGTTCCTCGTGGTCGGCCTGACCTCGCTGTACGACCCCGGCTCGGTCGCCACCCAGGACGTCGAGATGGCGGTAACTGGCGACGCGAGGACCGAACTGCTCGAGGCCGCCGAGGAACAGCAGGGGGCCAGCGCGGTGGCCTACGAGAACCCCGACAGAGCCAGACAGGCGTTCCAGGACCGCCGAGTCGACGCTGTCCTCGTCGGCCAGTACGTCTCGGCGCCCGACGGCGGTGGGCGGACTGTCGACGTCATCGCGACGGTTCCCGAGGGGAGCATCCGCTCGACGCTCGTCGTCGTCGAGGTACGGCGAGTCCTCAACGCACTCGAGCGCCAGGAACGCGTCGAGCGAGCGGCGTCGCTCGACCGGTCACCGGCCCCGCTGCCACAGACCGTCGGTGCGAGTCCCTACTTCGGGTTCACCTACACGGTGCTGATTCCGCTCCTGTTGTTCCTGCCGCCGTTCATCAGCGGCTCCGTCGCCGTCGACACTGTCACCGAGGAGATCGAGCGCGGGACGCTGGAACTGCTCCGCGTGGCACCGGTCTCGCTCCTGGACATCGTCGACGGCAAGGCGCTGGGGATGGTCGTCCTGGCGCCGGTCCAGGCCGTGCTCTGGGTGCTCTTGCTGTCGACGAACGGTATCACCGTCGCGAACCTGGGGACGCTCATCGTGTTCGTCACGGCGGTGGCGCTGCTCGTGGTCACCTTCGGCGTCGTGTTGGGACTGGCGACGAAACGCCGGCGACCCGCACAGCTGTTGTACTCCGTGGTGACGCTGGTCGTGTTCGGTGCTGCGGTCTTGCTCCCCGAACACCCGGCGACGACGGTAGCGAAACTCGCCGTCGATAGCGCTACGTTTGCCACCTACGGCCACGTGCTCGCCACCGTCGCCGTCGCCGTCGGGGCGTACGCGGCCGCCCGTCGGTACGTCGCCACCGTCGACGTCGAAGGCCTCTGA
- a CDS encoding DJ-1/PfpI family protein encodes MGKNILMIVGDFGEDAEILVPFQALQMVGHEVHAVCPDKEAGEKVKTAIHDFRGDQTYMEARGHDFELNATMADVDPSDYDALVVPGGRAPEYLRTYEEVIEAVQHFFEADKPVAALCHGPQILAAAGVLDGYQATSYPACRPECEAAGCSWVDGVVRDRNLVTGQAWPDHPEWLAEFMTVLGDEVSHGDAAVLADD; translated from the coding sequence ATGGGCAAAAACATCCTGATGATAGTCGGTGACTTCGGCGAAGACGCCGAGATATTGGTTCCGTTCCAGGCACTCCAGATGGTCGGCCACGAGGTCCACGCGGTCTGTCCGGACAAGGAAGCCGGCGAGAAGGTGAAAACGGCAATCCACGACTTCCGTGGCGACCAGACGTACATGGAGGCGCGTGGGCACGACTTCGAGCTCAACGCGACGATGGCCGACGTCGACCCAAGCGACTACGACGCACTGGTCGTCCCCGGCGGCCGGGCACCGGAGTACCTGCGGACATACGAGGAAGTCATCGAGGCGGTCCAGCACTTCTTCGAGGCCGACAAGCCAGTCGCGGCGCTCTGTCACGGCCCACAGATTCTCGCCGCCGCGGGAGTCCTCGACGGGTACCAGGCGACGTCGTATCCGGCCTGTCGCCCGGAGTGCGAGGCGGCCGGCTGTTCGTGGGTCGACGGCGTCGTCCGCGACCGGAACCTCGTCACCGGGCAGGCCTGGCCGGACCACCCCGAGTGGCTCGCCGAGTTCATGACGGTCCTCGGCGACGAGGTCTCCCACGGCGACGCGGCTGTGCTCGCCGACGACTGA
- a CDS encoding DUF7522 family protein translates to MYSVPFSTGIDTPFADSVVSAARTTLGDSLRSVIYFGEHEMDLLYVRKDLYETEQGAMEVKSRLVEFERIGFDEAPIRSVLSVPNDPSSIGTYEFTVRIHDDGYVIRILGDSVGVLLTTDEMDVEAFEDAAEAITRLLKDPVG, encoded by the coding sequence ATGTACTCTGTTCCGTTCAGCACTGGCATCGACACCCCGTTCGCCGACAGCGTCGTGAGTGCCGCCCGGACGACGCTCGGTGATTCCCTTCGGAGCGTCATCTACTTCGGTGAACACGAGATGGACCTGCTGTACGTCCGCAAGGACCTCTACGAGACAGAACAGGGTGCGATGGAGGTCAAATCACGGCTCGTCGAGTTCGAGCGGATCGGCTTCGACGAGGCACCGATCCGCTCGGTGCTCTCGGTCCCCAACGACCCCTCGAGCATCGGGACCTACGAGTTCACGGTCCGTATCCACGACGACGGGTACGTCATCCGTATCCTCGGCGACAGCGTCGGCGTCCTCCTGACGACGGACGAGATGGACGTCGAGGCCTTCGAGGATGCCGCGGAAGCCATCACGAGGCTCCTGAAGGACCCCGTCGGCTGA
- a CDS encoding macro domain-containing protein, with the protein MEFEVIQGDIAVQSADVLVNAANTSLRMGSGVAGALKRAAGSGLNDEAVSKGPVDLGGVATTDAYDLDATYVIHAAAMPPGGSSTAESIRDATRNALVEADELDCESLVLPAIGCGIAGFDFEEGVRIICETISDFDATKLSDVRLIAYSDEDYERIRRVASEVRDA; encoded by the coding sequence ATGGAGTTCGAGGTCATCCAGGGCGACATCGCCGTCCAGTCGGCGGACGTACTGGTCAACGCCGCGAACACGAGCCTCCGGATGGGGTCCGGCGTCGCCGGCGCGCTCAAACGCGCAGCGGGCTCCGGCCTGAACGACGAGGCCGTCTCGAAGGGGCCGGTAGACCTCGGCGGCGTCGCGACGACGGACGCGTACGACCTCGACGCGACGTACGTGATTCACGCGGCGGCGATGCCGCCGGGTGGGTCCTCGACGGCCGAGAGTATCCGGGACGCGACGCGAAACGCGCTCGTCGAGGCCGACGAACTGGACTGTGAGTCGCTCGTACTCCCGGCTATCGGCTGTGGCATCGCGGGCTTCGACTTCGAGGAGGGTGTCCGCATCATCTGTGAGACCATCAGCGACTTCGACGCCACGAAACTCTCGGACGTCCGTCTCATCGCGTACTCGGACGAGGACTACGAGCGCATCCGGCGCGTCGCAAGCGAGGTTCGCGACGCGTGA
- a CDS encoding aldo/keto reductase: MEYTTLGSTGMDVSRICLGCMSFGTSDWRDWVLDEPESREIIERAIDLGINFFDTANMYSLGESERVLGNVLADYERDAQVVATKGFFQMDDDNPNSGGLSRKALEQECANSLERLGMETVDLYQIHRWDYETSIEQTLRTLDDLVRRGQTRYVGASSMWAHQFAESLQTSDRAGLERFATMQNHYNLLYREEEREMLPLCDRENIGVLPWSPLARGYLTRPHEAVEATTRGEGDDYAREQPYFEGAGREVNERVEELADEYDASMAQIALAWVLEKDWVDAPIVGTTSIEHLEAAVEALDIDLAADDVEWLEAPYEPVRVSGHE, encoded by the coding sequence ATGGAGTACACTACACTCGGCTCGACGGGCATGGACGTCAGCCGCATCTGTCTGGGCTGTATGAGCTTCGGGACCTCCGACTGGCGGGACTGGGTGCTCGACGAACCGGAGAGCCGGGAGATAATCGAGCGAGCCATCGACCTCGGTATCAACTTCTTCGACACCGCCAACATGTACTCGCTGGGCGAGTCCGAGCGCGTCCTCGGGAACGTCCTCGCGGACTACGAACGGGACGCACAGGTCGTCGCCACGAAGGGGTTCTTCCAGATGGACGACGACAACCCGAACTCCGGCGGCCTCTCGCGGAAGGCCCTCGAACAGGAGTGTGCGAACTCCCTCGAGCGGCTTGGAATGGAGACGGTGGACCTCTACCAGATTCACCGCTGGGACTACGAGACGTCTATCGAGCAGACGCTGCGGACGCTCGACGATCTGGTGCGTCGTGGACAGACAAGATACGTCGGCGCGTCGTCGATGTGGGCCCATCAGTTCGCCGAGTCGCTGCAGACCAGCGACCGGGCGGGGCTGGAACGGTTCGCGACGATGCAGAACCACTACAACCTCCTCTATAGGGAGGAGGAACGAGAGATGCTGCCACTGTGTGACCGTGAGAATATCGGCGTCCTCCCGTGGAGCCCCCTGGCCCGGGGCTATCTCACCCGACCACACGAGGCGGTCGAGGCGACCACCCGGGGCGAGGGGGACGATTACGCGAGGGAACAGCCCTACTTCGAGGGCGCCGGTCGCGAGGTCAACGAGCGCGTCGAGGAGCTGGCCGACGAGTACGACGCCTCGATGGCTCAGATAGCCCTGGCCTGGGTCCTGGAGAAAGACTGGGTCGACGCCCCCATCGTCGGCACCACGAGTATCGAACACCTCGAAGCCGCCGTCGAAGCCCTCGATATCGACCTCGCGGCGGACGACGTCGAGTGGCTCGAAGCGCCCTACGAACCTGTCAGAGTGTCCGGACACGAGTGA
- a CDS encoding TMEM165/GDT1 family protein: MTEATWLGVALIAAGAQLAVLPGEKVQFIIAGLSTRFSPALVVAAAGSAFAGWTAVEIWLGQRVTELLPGIYLDALTAVLFVVFAVLLVRSAPTAGGLEGDSPAGYLTDGGEIDVRLPVVDVRVPNRLGGFLPIFAMMAFGEFGDKTQMITITLATQYAAHPTALWTGEMLAILPVSIANALFFHRFSNAFDLRKAHFVGAALFLFFALDFALSVTVGVSLWETAVGLAAEQIPL; encoded by the coding sequence ATGACGGAAGCCACCTGGCTCGGCGTCGCCCTCATCGCGGCAGGCGCCCAGCTGGCCGTCCTCCCGGGCGAGAAGGTCCAGTTCATCATCGCTGGCCTCTCGACGCGGTTCAGTCCGGCACTGGTCGTCGCCGCCGCGGGGAGCGCCTTCGCCGGCTGGACGGCCGTCGAAATCTGGCTCGGTCAGCGGGTTACTGAACTGCTGCCAGGTATCTATCTGGACGCCCTGACGGCGGTCTTGTTCGTGGTCTTCGCCGTCCTGCTCGTCCGGTCGGCCCCCACTGCGGGAGGGCTCGAGGGCGACAGTCCGGCAGGATACCTGACTGACGGTGGTGAAATCGACGTCCGACTCCCCGTCGTCGACGTGCGCGTCCCGAACAGACTCGGCGGCTTCCTGCCCATCTTCGCGATGATGGCCTTCGGCGAGTTCGGCGACAAGACGCAGATGATTACCATCACGCTCGCGACGCAGTACGCCGCGCATCCGACGGCGCTCTGGACTGGCGAGATGCTGGCGATACTCCCGGTGAGCATCGCGAACGCGCTGTTCTTCCATCGGTTCTCCAACGCGTTCGACCTCCGGAAGGCCCACTTCGTCGGCGCGGCCCTCTTCCTGTTTTTCGCGCTCGACTTCGCCCTCTCGGTGACGGTGGGCGTCTCGCTCTGGGAGACTGCAGTCGGTCTCGCTGCCGAGCAGATACCGCTGTGA
- a CDS encoding metal-dependent hydrolase, with protein sequence MATTHALVAVAVASLFAFTNPESASVALVGAFAGGVFPDLDLYFGHRKTLHFPTYYWPVVAVSGLLVFVGSSPFTVGLFFFTLGAALHSTMDIFGGGLELRPWEAGSERAVYDHFRNRWHRPRRWIRYDGAPEDAVVATAVAVPSLVVADGSVELLVVGAMLVSLTYALVRRKIPLLAGLALKCVPAPLYGYVPERFIEG encoded by the coding sequence ATGGCAACGACACACGCGCTCGTCGCGGTGGCGGTCGCGTCGCTGTTCGCCTTCACCAACCCCGAGTCCGCGAGCGTCGCGCTGGTGGGGGCCTTCGCGGGTGGGGTGTTCCCGGACCTGGACCTGTACTTCGGCCATCGGAAGACGCTGCACTTCCCGACGTACTACTGGCCGGTCGTCGCCGTCTCCGGACTACTGGTGTTCGTCGGGAGCAGCCCCTTCACCGTGGGCCTGTTCTTCTTCACCCTTGGCGCGGCCCTGCACTCGACGATGGACATCTTCGGTGGCGGCCTGGAGCTTCGGCCGTGGGAGGCCGGGTCGGAGCGGGCGGTGTACGACCACTTCCGGAACCGCTGGCACCGCCCTCGACGGTGGATTCGCTACGATGGGGCCCCCGAAGACGCCGTCGTCGCCACTGCGGTCGCGGTCCCATCGCTCGTCGTTGCAGACGGGTCGGTGGAACTGCTCGTCGTCGGGGCCATGCTCGTCTCGCTGACGTACGCGCTGGTCCGCCGGAAGATCCCGCTGCTCGCCGGACTCGCGCTCAAGTGCGTCCCGGCACCGCTGTACGGCTACGTCCCGGAGCGATTCATCGAGGGGTAA
- a CDS encoding YqjF family protein, translated as MNVLRMRWRDVGFLHWPVDPAVVARTLPPPLTVDTYDGNAYLGVVPFRMADIRPRGSPVGRSFDELNLRTYVRVDGHPGVYFYNLDADDALSVRLARRLFMLPYYPAEMTVETRDGTVVFRSERPGGDAPTARFDVTYHGDDDPSAPAPQSLEQFLVERYRFYAESTDGTVYYADIAHDPWPLEGGTADVRRNELFDVNGFEYPAGEPIVHYSSGIDVTAGVLHKL; from the coding sequence ATGAACGTTCTCCGGATGCGCTGGCGCGACGTCGGCTTCCTCCACTGGCCGGTCGACCCGGCTGTCGTCGCTCGGACACTCCCCCCACCATTGACCGTGGACACGTACGACGGGAACGCCTACCTCGGGGTCGTCCCGTTCCGAATGGCCGACATCAGGCCGCGTGGCAGCCCGGTCGGGCGCTCGTTCGACGAGTTGAATCTGCGGACCTACGTCCGTGTCGACGGGCACCCGGGCGTGTACTTCTACAACCTCGACGCCGACGACGCGCTCAGCGTTCGGCTCGCCCGTCGGCTGTTCATGTTGCCATACTACCCGGCCGAGATGACAGTCGAAACCCGTGACGGGACCGTCGTGTTCCGGAGCGAACGGCCCGGTGGCGACGCCCCGACCGCCCGGTTCGACGTCACGTATCACGGCGACGACGACCCCTCGGCACCCGCACCACAGAGCCTCGAGCAGTTCCTCGTCGAACGGTACCGGTTCTACGCCGAGAGCACCGACGGGACGGTCTACTACGCCGATATCGCACACGACCCGTGGCCTCTGGAGGGTGGCACCGCGGACGTCCGCCGCAACGAGCTGTTCGACGTCAACGGGTTCGAGTACCCCGCGGGCGAGCCGATAGTGCACTACAGTTCCGGCATCGACGTGACCGCCGGCGTACTGCACAAACTGTAG